In Candidatus Poribacteria bacterium, the following are encoded in one genomic region:
- a CDS encoding BrnT family toxin — MLIDEIIWQQQFIEKLATKHGVEKTEVEEVLTNRPHFRFVSKGNRSGEDVYSAMGQTDAGRYLIVFFIQKPNRRALIISARDMTRTERRNYGRQR, encoded by the coding sequence TTGCTGATTGATGAGATTATATGGCAGCAACAATTTATTGAGAAATTAGCGACAAAGCATGGTGTAGAAAAAACGGAAGTAGAAGAAGTCTTAACCAATCGTCCTCATTTTCGTTTCGTCTCTAAAGGCAATCGGTCTGGTGAAGATGTTTACTCGGCTATGGGACAGACGGATGCGGGACGTTATCTTATCGTTTTTTTCATTCAAAAACCAAATCGTCGGGCGTTGATTATCAGTGCAAGAGATATGACCAGAACGGAGCGAAGGAATTATGGAAGACAAAGATAA
- a CDS encoding cobalamin-binding protein, protein MQDIAAALIDGDHHTVDELTETALEEGTEALEIMDDGLIAGMGIVGIKFRENFIFVPEVLACARAMKAGMAHIEPILSESGIEPVGTVIMGTVKGDLHDIGKNLCIMMLRGAGFVVHDLGVDTSEDDFIDAVEEHEAPILGMSALLTTTMPNMGKTIDAFIDEDLREEVKIMVGGAPVTQTFADDMGADGYGKDALACVALAKQFLEETDEEW, encoded by the coding sequence ATGCAGGACATCGCCGCTGCGCTTATCGATGGCGATCATCACACCGTCGATGAATTGACGGAAACCGCGCTGGAAGAAGGCACAGAAGCGTTAGAGATTATGGACGACGGACTCATCGCCGGGATGGGGATCGTTGGCATCAAATTCCGGGAAAACTTCATTTTCGTGCCCGAAGTCTTGGCGTGTGCCCGTGCAATGAAGGCAGGAATGGCGCATATTGAACCGATTCTCTCGGAGTCAGGTATTGAACCGGTCGGCACAGTGATTATGGGAACCGTCAAAGGCGACCTACACGACATTGGCAAGAATTTGTGCATCATGATGTTGCGTGGGGCAGGCTTTGTGGTCCACGATTTAGGGGTGGATACCTCCGAGGACGATTTCATTGACGCCGTTGAGGAACACGAAGCACCAATCCTCGGAATGTCGGCACTCCTAACGACAACAATGCCGAACATGGGAAAGACGATTGATGCTTTTATTGACGAGGACTTACGGGAAGAAGTTAAGATTATGGTAGGCGGTGCCCCAGTTACACAGACATTTGCCGATGACATGGGGGCTGATGGCTATGGCAAAGACGCCCTGGCATGTGTCGCACTCGCTAAGCAATTTCTTGAGGAAACGGACGAAGAGTGGTAG
- a CDS encoding N-6 DNA methylase gives MPTLNIKPTHKPIKNYYTELAEYAKVGAEHEGTVRTAFQNLLQHYCRQADLILVCEKTRHTPQKRRIRIDGEVVDEFDLPHGHWEAKDTHDDLPTEARKKLEAGYPFKNIIVQSPTQALLYQNGHLRLDVDLKDPSNLINLLNTFFAYREENIVDWYAAVEEFKEKVPVLGRGVAKRIETEMQDNPQFRQAFQSFHQQCRASIDPNLTEAQVEEMLIQHLLTERIFRTVFDNPDFTNRNIIAQEIEKVIQILTRRSPSRSEFLRPLDPFYVAIEKTAATITDFSQKQAFLNTVYEQFFQGFSVDIADTHGIVYTPQPIVDFMVKSVEHVLVTEFGRSLSNMGVHIIDPFVGTGNFIVRLMQEIRGRRLPQKYREELHCNEVMLLPYYIASLNIEHAYYEKTGNYEPFPHICFVDTFDTFGLMDAPHQTGEFTYFTPENTLRVEEQKEVPMFVVIGNPPYNARQTNENDNNKNKPHAGVDAHVRDTFAADSNAQSKNKLYDPYIKAFRWAMDKIDDKGIVAFVTNNGFIDGQMFDGMRKHLSEEFDTLYILDLGGNIRKGQSGNSNVFGIQVGVSINILVKSRQNGSGFPARIRYNDETADMPKERTFAFLEENQHVGNVAWQELTPDKRHTWLTGGLHIDFDTFIPMGNKIAKASEGDVKGTLFKTYSLGVSTNRDAWVYNFNRTSLTGNVQRMIKSYNAQTLEWVGTKNNSGVNLDDFVDSDSQKISWSENLKRKLRSGHLAEFAESKLRESLYRPFTKTNLFFDRVLNERVYVFPSIFPTPNTETENRIICVNMTPERPFACLMSDCVPVNVMAGGFGSPTQCFPFYTYNENGGDRRENITDWALAEFRTHYRDDTLTKWNIFHYTYGLLHHPDYRERYQENLKRDLPHIPFAEDFWGFSNAGARLADLHVNYESQPEYDKLNPIETPGMQVDMSVERMKFSKDKTQLKYNDFLTLEGIPPEVFAYRLGNRSALEWVVDQYRVKIDKRSGIENDPNREEDPEYILRLIGQVITVSLETMVIVKGLPALP, from the coding sequence GTGCCGACACTCAACATCAAACCGACACATAAACCCATCAAAAACTACTACACCGAACTTGCAGAATACGCGAAAGTCGGCGCAGAACACGAAGGCACAGTCCGAACGGCATTCCAAAACCTACTCCAACATTACTGTCGACAAGCAGACCTCATCCTCGTTTGTGAAAAGACACGCCACACCCCACAGAAAAGGCGGATCCGAATAGATGGTGAAGTCGTTGATGAGTTTGACTTGCCACATGGACACTGGGAAGCAAAAGATACACACGACGACCTGCCTACAGAAGCGCGGAAGAAACTGGAGGCAGGCTACCCCTTCAAAAATATTATCGTTCAGTCGCCGACTCAGGCACTCCTCTACCAAAACGGGCACCTCCGACTTGATGTAGACCTGAAGGATCCAAGCAACCTTATCAATCTGTTGAACACCTTCTTTGCGTATCGAGAAGAAAATATCGTCGATTGGTATGCCGCCGTTGAAGAATTCAAAGAAAAAGTCCCGGTGTTAGGGCGCGGTGTCGCAAAGCGCATTGAGACCGAAATGCAGGATAATCCGCAGTTCCGACAAGCCTTCCAGAGTTTCCATCAACAATGCCGAGCCTCTATTGACCCGAACCTCACCGAGGCACAGGTTGAAGAGATGCTCATCCAACACCTCCTCACCGAGCGAATTTTCCGCACCGTCTTTGACAATCCAGATTTTACCAACAGAAACATCATCGCCCAAGAAATTGAGAAGGTGATCCAGATCCTCACCCGTCGCTCTCCGAGTCGTTCCGAGTTTCTCCGTCCTCTGGATCCGTTCTACGTGGCGATTGAGAAAACCGCCGCCACCATCACCGATTTCTCACAGAAACAGGCGTTTCTAAACACCGTCTACGAGCAGTTCTTTCAAGGTTTCTCTGTCGATATCGCCGATACGCACGGTATCGTCTACACGCCGCAACCAATCGTCGATTTCATGGTGAAAAGCGTTGAGCACGTTCTCGTGACCGAATTCGGACGCTCACTGTCGAATATGGGTGTTCACATTATCGATCCGTTTGTTGGCACTGGCAACTTCATCGTCCGACTCATGCAGGAGATTCGAGGGCGGCGATTGCCACAGAAATACCGTGAGGAACTTCACTGTAACGAGGTGATGCTGCTCCCTTACTACATCGCCAGTCTGAACATTGAGCACGCCTATTATGAGAAGACCGGCAATTATGAACCTTTTCCACATATCTGCTTCGTGGATACGTTTGATACGTTCGGTCTGATGGACGCACCCCACCAAACTGGAGAGTTCACCTATTTTACGCCGGAGAATACGCTGCGGGTGGAGGAGCAGAAAGAGGTTCCAATGTTTGTTGTTATCGGAAATCCGCCCTACAATGCCAGACAGACAAACGAGAACGATAACAATAAAAATAAACCGCATGCGGGCGTTGATGCCCACGTCCGAGACACGTTTGCTGCAGATTCTAATGCACAGTCGAAAAACAAACTTTATGACCCGTACATTAAGGCATTCCGATGGGCAATGGATAAAATTGATGACAAGGGTATTGTGGCATTCGTAACGAACAACGGTTTTATTGATGGACAAATGTTTGACGGTATGCGGAAACACCTCTCCGAGGAATTTGATACGCTCTATATTCTGGATTTAGGTGGTAATATCCGTAAGGGACAGTCAGGAAATTCCAATGTGTTCGGCATTCAGGTTGGGGTGAGTATCAATATCCTCGTGAAGTCGAGACAGAATGGTAGTGGTTTCCCTGCGCGAATTCGCTATAACGACGAAACGGCCGATATGCCTAAAGAACGGACATTTGCGTTTCTGGAAGAAAACCAGCATGTCGGCAATGTGGCGTGGCAGGAGTTGACCCCTGATAAACGACATACATGGCTTACGGGCGGACTTCACATTGACTTTGACACCTTCATTCCGATGGGGAATAAGATTGCAAAGGCGAGTGAAGGTGATGTAAAGGGAACGCTCTTCAAAACCTACAGCCTCGGTGTATCAACAAATCGGGATGCTTGGGTCTACAACTTCAACCGAACCTCCCTCACTGGAAATGTTCAACGGATGATAAAATCTTACAATGCTCAAACACTTGAGTGGGTAGGAACAAAAAATAACTCAGGCGTGAATCTTGATGATTTCGTGGACTCGGATTCGCAGAAAATCAGTTGGAGCGAAAACTTAAAACGGAAACTGAGAAGCGGACACCTCGCAGAATTCGCTGAATCAAAACTGCGCGAATCTCTTTACCGCCCGTTTACAAAAACAAATCTGTTTTTTGACAGAGTGCTGAATGAGCGTGTTTATGTATTTCCTTCCATTTTTCCGACACCGAATACTGAAACAGAGAACAGAATTATTTGTGTCAATATGACTCCAGAAAGACCGTTTGCCTGTTTGATGAGTGATTGTGTTCCTGTAAACGTCATGGCAGGTGGTTTTGGATCACCAACACAATGCTTTCCATTTTACACCTACAATGAAAATGGCGGAGATCGTCGCGAAAACATCACCGATTGGGCATTGGCAGAGTTCCGAACGCATTACCGAGATGATACTCTCACAAAGTGGAACATCTTCCACTATACCTACGGACTCCTCCATCATCCCGATTATCGCGAGCGGTATCAAGAAAATCTCAAGCGAGACCTACCGCATATCCCTTTCGCCGAAGACTTCTGGGGATTTTCCAACGCTGGCGCGCGGTTGGCAGACCTCCACGTCAACTACGAATCGCAGCCCGAATACGATAAACTCAATCCGATCGAAACCCCAGGAATGCAAGTGGATATGTCTGTAGAGCGGATGAAATTCTCCAAAGATAAGACGCAGTTGAAATACAACGATTTTCTGACGTTAGAGGGCATCCCGCCTGAAGTATTTGCGTATCGGTTAGGGAATCGCTCGGCGTTGGAATGGGTCGTGGATCAGTATCGCGTAAAAATAGACAAACGAAGCGGCATCGAAAACGATCCCAATCGCGAAGAAGATCCAGAGTACATCCTCCGTTTGATTGGACAGGTCATCACAGTCAGTTTAGAAACGATGGTTATTGTTAAAGGTTTGCCTGCATTGCCATAG